A genomic window from Ananas comosus cultivar F153 linkage group 22, ASM154086v1, whole genome shotgun sequence includes:
- the LOC109727381 gene encoding pentatricopeptide repeat-containing protein At2g45350, chloroplastic produces MVLLLARANYNSHSPPAADPALGLLPRCKNPRDFRPLHARLITTGLLCDPSVAARVVLRLCSSPHPPLRRLARRLFFSLLDPSDSSERSDPFLWNALINSSSSPVRALLTFSLMLSRATVAADAFSFSLALRACSRASSLAVGLQIHSLILKSVHSPNLYLQNALIALYSKCRLCGAARQVFDRIPVRDSVSWNSMIDGYIKNGDMDAAENLFDRLGDADRNSVTWNTMIGGYASSVDGIDAARALFDRTPVRDLVSWNLMIDGFVKCGRLADAECLFQQMPKRDVISWANMINGYMDAGIIGMARMLFDEMTGRDVIVWNVMICGYVNNGKFVEALHLFNEMRAECDVSPDNVTLAAALSAVSELGRLCDGIAIHDYIKRNHLSLERKLGVALIDMYSKCGRLDDALEVFEVAGRSIDHYNALIGGLAIHGYGEIALKLFSELRRCLLKPDDITFVGLLSACNHAGLVKEGLICFEIMRRGYGLEPKLQHYACVVDILGRAGHLEEAWRLIESMPIEPNDVVWRSLLSSCRTHGNFQIGQRIMEKLLGWSGFNSSSYVLLSNLYASVGMWRDVSEIRMAMKEKDVRKVPGCSWVEVDGIIHEFVVGDSSYSQAQQVYSV; encoded by the coding sequence ATGGTGCTGCTGTTGGCGCGAGCCAATTACAATTCCCATTCCCCGCCTGCCGCCGACCCAGCCCTCGGCCTTCTCCCGCGCTGCAAGAATCCGCGGGACTTTCGCCCTCTCCATGCCCGCCTCATCACGACGGGCCTCCTCTGCGACCCCTCCGTCGCCGCCCGCGTCGTCCTCCGCCTCTGCTCCTCCCCCCACcctcccctccgccgcctcgcccgccgcctcttcttctccctcctcgACCCCTCCGACTCATCCGAGCGCTCCGACCCGTTCCTCTGGAACGCCCTCAtcaactcctcctcctcccccgtcCGAGCGCTCCTCACCTTCTCCCTCATGCTTTCCCgcgccaccgtcgccgccgatgccttctccttctccctcgcCCTCAGGGCCTGCTCGCGCGCTTCCTCCCTCGCCGTCGGCTTGCAGATCCACTCCCTTATACTAAAATCCGTGCACTCCCCGAATCTCTACCTTCAGAACGCCCTGATCGCTTTGTACTCCAAATGCAGGCTCTGCGGCGCTGCCCGCCAGGTGTTCGACAGAATTCCCGTCAGGGACTCCGTCTCTTGGAACTCGATGATCGACGGCTACATCAAGAACGGCGACATGGATGCGGCGGAAAACCTTTTCGACCGGCTCGGCGATGCAGATAGGAATTCGGTGACCTGGAATACCATGATCGGCGGGTATGCCTCTTCGGTTGACGGGATTGATGCTGCGCGTGCTCTGTTCGACCGCACGCCTGTGAGAGATTTGGTTTCGTGGAATCTGATGATTGACGGTTTTGTTAAGTGTGGGAGATTGGCGGATGCGGAGTGTTTGTTTCAGCAAATGCCTAAGAGGGATGTGATATCATGGGCCAACATGATTAATGGTTACATGGATGCTGGGATTATTGGCATGGCTCGGATGCTGTTCGATGAAATGACCGGGAGGGATGTGATTGTGTGGAACGTCATGATTTGCGGCTACGTGAATAACGGGAAATTTGTCGAGGCGTTGCATCTCTTTAATGAGATGCGAGCGGAATGCGACGTTTCTCCTGATAATGTAACTCTAGCAGCTGCGCTTTCTGCTGTGTCTGAGTTGGGCCGCCTGTGCGATGGTATTGCTATACATGACTATATCAAAAGAAATCACTTATCTTTAGAGAGGAAGCTAGGTGTTGCCCTAATTGACATGTACTCAAAGTGTGGTAGGCTAGATGATGCATTGGAGGTATTCGAGGTTGCAGGAAGGAGCATCGATCATTATAATGCACTGATCGGTGGTCTAGCCATTCATGGCTATGGTGAGATCGCTCTCAAGCTCTTCTCAGAGCTGAGGAGGTGCTTGTTGAAGCCTGACGATATTACATTTGTTGGGCTTCTCAGCGCTTGCAACCATGCAGGTTTAGTTAAGGAAGGTTTGATTTGCTTCGAAATTATGAGGAGAGGTTACGGCTTGGAACCTAAGTTGCAGCATTATGCTTGTGTGGTTGACATTCTTGGTCGTGCAGGCCATTTGGAAGAGGCATGGAGGCTCATTGAGAGCATGCCGATTGAACCAAATGATGTTGTGTGGAGGTCCTTGCTTAGTTCCTGTAGAACCCATGGGAACTTTCAGATCGGTCAAAGGATAATGGAAAAATTATTAGGATGGAGTGGTTTCAATTCTAGTTCGTATGTACTTCTGTCTAATCTTTATGCGAGTGTGGGGATGTGGCGTGATGTTAGTGAGATTAGAATGGCAATGAAGGAGAAGGATGTAAGGAAAGTTCCTGGATGCAGTTGGGTTGAAGTTGATGGTATTATTCATGAATTTGTTGTCGGGGATAGTTCATACTCGCAAGCACAACAAGTTTACTCTGTCTGA